Genomic window (Sporocytophaga myxococcoides):
GTTTCCTAATACATCGTTTTCACTTGCTGGTTTGAATTGTGTATTTAAATTACCTTCACCAATTGTATGAGCAAAGTGTGCAGTGTGTTTTAATGATCTGACGATATTATTTGTAATCGAAGCCATCTCCCCAATTTCATCACCAGAGTTAATGTTAATTTCATTCGCTAGAATACCTTCTTCTGTAAGCTTAAGATATTCTTTCAATGAAATTATAGGTTGAGTAAGATATCTTACGAGATAAAACGAAAGACCTATAGTAACTAAAACAACAAACAGAGAAGCCGCAATCAAATACAAGCGTGAATCGTCCGAAAATTCCTCCACAACTTTTCCGCCGGTTTCAGTCCCGGAAATTAATTTGGCAAATACTGAATACTGAATATAAGAAATCAACAATAATGCAGCTGCCACCAAGGAAGTAGTGAATACTACTATCTTGCTGCCTAAACTTAATTTTATTTTATTGAACATAAGATCTACTTTCAAATAATTAATTATACTGAGTCTCGAGTGCCAAAAAATCACCCAGTAACATGGTTAGATTTTGAATGAGGTTTTTATCATTTTCAGTGGCCTTCTTCAACAGGGAAATCTCCCAGACTCCAATAATTTCTTCATTCATGAGCAAAGGTAAAATCATAACATCCACAGACTTGGTCGTTCCTAACCCGGAAAAAGGTATCATATAGCTTTCTTTAAGATCGTCAATCACCAAAGTCTTACCTTCTTTGGCTACTAACCCTACCAGTCCTTCTCCCACAGAAAATTCAAGATCATTTGATGAGTCTAATGGCAAAGCATATGAAGAGTACCTTTTTAATTTATTTTCTTCCTGATCTTTAAAAAATAATACAGACTGTCCGGCATTAATTTTATTACATATAAAAGATAAAGCCTTATCCATTTTATCCTTACCATCGATTTTACTATTCGTGATAGTATCAATTTCTTTCTTTACTTCACTGACAATATTGGACTGATCCTGCCTTGCAATTTCTTCTTCCTTATCAACAATAAACTCATTCTTAAGTCTGTCTACATATACAATTTCTTTAAATGACTTGGTATTAAGTAAAACATAGTTCAGAATTGTACTTATAATACCTGCTGCGAGAGTTATATAAAAAATTGAAAGGATATTATTATTAACTCCTGAAAACCTGCTAAATAAGATAATTGAGTAAACAACCAAACCTATAAACAATAAATTCGCCAGAGCATGTACTTTAGATAAAATCATTTTCATAGCTGCGTCACTTTATTTAATTCTATTAAAAACTTTATAATTTCTTCTACCTTCATTACATGATCTATTTTTGTTACACTCATAGCTGCCTTTGGCATTGTGTCTATCACGCTTTCCTCGGGATCCTGAATGATGGTCATACCACCATAATCTTTAACTTTTTTCATTCCCAAAGCTCCATCTTTATTTGCTCCAGTTAATAAAATTCCGATAAGTTTCTCCTTATAAACGTATGCACAGGTCTCAAAGGTTATATCTATTGCAGGTCTTGAATTATTTACCATTTCTTCTGTGGATAAAGAAATGTAATTGCCCAATTCAATATTCATATGATAATTAGCTGGTGCCAGATATATTTTCCCTTTTTTGATAGGTTCATTATGATCGGGCTCTTTTACTTCCTTTATGCTTTTTATAGATAGAGCTTCTATAAGGCCATTTCTTATATGTTTTAGCCTATGACAGCATATAAAGATTGGTAACGAAAAATCTTCCGGAAGCTTGTTTAATATTTTGCATAAAACCTGAAAACTTCCAGCTGATCCTCCTATAACTATAGCTTTATATTTTCTGTTTAGATCCACATCTTTCATTGCCGGATTATACTTTATTCTTTCTAAAAATTCTTTCTTCTGGACCAAGCATTGTATACTTAGAAGCTACTTCAGACCATTCGACTGTTTCTCTTGATCCCAGTATTAGAAGGCCAGACATATTTAGTGACTGATGAAATTTTTTTAATATATCATTCTGCAATTGCGGGTTATGATAAATAAGAATATTCCTGCATAAAATCATATCAACAGAACCATTATACATATCTTTAACAAGATTTATCTCTTTAAATTTTATCTTACTCAATAGATCTTTGTTAAGCTTAAAATTATCGCCCTCTGGCATAAAGTAATTGGCTAACTCTCCTTTAAAACCTGTCTTAATAAAATTACTTGTATTAAGCTCCATGCTTTTACCAGGAATCAATCCTGATTGCGCTTTATCAATTATCCCAGTATTAAAATCAGTTGAAATTACTTCGGCTTTATTCAGCAGATTTAAGTCATTCAATAATATCATTAAGGAAAATACCTCCTCACCCGAAGAACATCCCACTTGCCATATTTTGAGATTTTGTGATAGATTCTGTTCTTGTAGCACCTTCCTTAAATATTTCCAGAAAGACGGATCTCTGAACAATTCTGTTACATTTACTGAAACTTCTGTGAATAAATCATTCTTTTTTATTTCTCCGGATATTATTTTATTAACCAGATTTTCAACAGAGCCCAGGCGTTTTATTTCTATAAAACGTTGGATTCTTCTCTTGAAAGAAGCTGAAGAATAATTTGAAAAATCGTAATCAAACCTTTCTGTAATTGTCTGAATTAGCTTTCTAAGCTCATTTATTCCTATTTCCGGAGCTGTTTGCATTTGCTTTATGAGAAAAATTTCATTCGGAGGATACTAACGGAATGCATGAAAAGATAGTTGGGATAAATTTTAAACAAAAATCCACATTCTTCATTTTTAATCGGCAAAACCTTGAAATCTGTCAACAAATTGGAATATTACTCCTACTGACAAAAAAAATAATCCCCCTCCCTCAATCAACATAAAACTGATTTACAGTATGATAATCATCAAAAAACGAGTTAAACAAAAATTTATCTTTTGTTAACTGTAAACCAAAAAATATAATTCTTTCGAGATTATTTAACAACTTATATAGAACCGGTTCGTATCTAACTTTGAATCCTACATGGTTAGGAAAACTGTCTGTAAACAATTATTTAATATATTATAATAGTCATGAAAATCAATTTGGGACCAGCAAAGATTGCAGTAATTATAGCCTTTGCCCTATTATTCAGTACTAAGTCGGAGGCTCAAACTGAATACAAGGTATACTCAGGTCTGATGTTCCATTTTATTAAGTATACACAATGGCCATCTCCAGGAGCGGAAATAGTTTTGGGTATATTTGGTAAATCTCCAATGAACACAGAAGCAATGGCTCTTAATGGAAAAATGGCCGGCTCGATGAAAGTTGTGGTTAAAGAAATCCATAATGTAGCGGAAGTAGATGCATGTCAGATTTTATTTGTACCATCTAGTCAATCATCAAAATATTCAGAAATAGCACCTAAAGCGAAACAACATCATGTATTAGTCGTAAGTAATTCACCATCAGCTACCAAAAATGGAGTTGTTGTAAACTTTTTTGAAGAGGATAGTAAAGTGAAATTCGAAATCTCTAACAAGAATGCAGCAGAAAACGGATTAAAGATTTCTTCTGAATTGCAAAAGCTTGCCAAAATAGTTGACTAATCATTGTTCTAAAATTGTATTAACAAGTAAATGAAATCAGGTAATATATTTAAAGGAATCAGAGGTAGAATAATTTTATGCTTCTTCTCGATCATCTTTTTATTTTGTGCCTATGGAATAATTAGTAGCTACCTGCTTACTAAAAACAAAAGGGCAACTGAACAAATAAACAAAACAGATCAGCCAAGTATCACCCATTTGACAGAGCTGGAGCTATTGCTTTTTCAGTCAAAAAATCTAATGGCCAATTGGGTTAAAATTGACATAGAAAACCATCCTGATAAAATAAAACTTAAGCAGATACATGCAAAAGAATATCCTCAGTTAAAGGAAAAATTAATATCTCTACAAAAGGATTGGAAAGACCAGGCATATGCAGACTCATTAAAAACCCTGATAAAAGAGATCGACCAGACTTTCATTATGCAAAAAGAGATAATGACCAGCCTGGCTACTTTTGACAGTTACCAGGATGGCATAACTCCAATATTAAGCGAAAGTAAAAGTGATGAGATCACAACCAACATTAATAACTTATCTGTTCACTTACATAGAATACTTGATGCACTTAAACTTACCACAAGCGATCAGCAAATAAGCATGATCGAAAACATGCAACTTCTGTCTCGTACGAACTTCATACTGCTTGGATTTATCATTGTATTAGGATTTTTGCTTACCATAAGACTATCCAGTCAAATAATAAAGCCTGTAAACTCTTTGCATAATCTTGTGAATAAAGTTTCCAAAGGTGAATTGGATAACGATTCCATTAAGATAACCAATGATGAAATTGGAGAAATGGTGGGAGATGTACAGAAAATGGTAGAGGGACTAAAAACTACGGCAACTTTTGCAAATGAAATAGGGAAAGGAAATCTGGAATCTGAATTTGCTCCACTAAGTGAAAAAGATGTTTTAGGTAATGCTCTTATTACTATGAGAGACAACCTTGTTAAGGTCGCAAAAGAAGACAAGCAGAGAAACTGGTCTAATGAAGGTTATGCAGCATTTGGAGAGATCTTAAGAAACCATTATGATAGTACAAATGAAATGCTTGATACCTTCCTTATCAAACTGGTAAAATATGTGCAGGCAAATCAGGGATGGCTTTATATTGTGAATGATGAGGATGAAAATGATCCTTACCTTGAGTTAAAAAGCGTCTACGCTTTTGATAGAAAAAAATTCCAAACTAAAAGAATTGGTAAAGGTGAAGGCCTTGCAGGACAAGCTTGGATCGAAGGAGATCTTATTTATCTTACTGATGTTCCAGACAGTTATGTTACTATTACATCCGGTCTTGGAGATTCAAATCCGAAAGCAATACTAATAGTACCAATAAAAGTCAATGACACCATAAACGGAATAATGGAATTCGCATCTTTCAATGAATTCCAGTCTTATCAGGTTGAATTTATTCAGAAACTTAGTGAAACACTTGCATCTTCTCTTTCTACTATGAAAATAAAC
Coding sequences:
- a CDS encoding YfiR family protein — its product is MKINLGPAKIAVIIAFALLFSTKSEAQTEYKVYSGLMFHFIKYTQWPSPGAEIVLGIFGKSPMNTEAMALNGKMAGSMKVVVKEIHNVAEVDACQILFVPSSQSSKYSEIAPKAKQHHVLVVSNSPSATKNGVVVNFFEEDSKVKFEISNKNAAENGLKISSELQKLAKIVD
- a CDS encoding GAF domain-containing protein, giving the protein MKSGNIFKGIRGRIILCFFSIIFLFCAYGIISSYLLTKNKRATEQINKTDQPSITHLTELELLLFQSKNLMANWVKIDIENHPDKIKLKQIHAKEYPQLKEKLISLQKDWKDQAYADSLKTLIKEIDQTFIMQKEIMTSLATFDSYQDGITPILSESKSDEITTNINNLSVHLHRILDALKLTTSDQQISMIENMQLLSRTNFILLGFIIVLGFLLTIRLSSQIIKPVNSLHNLVNKVSKGELDNDSIKITNDEIGEMVGDVQKMVEGLKTTATFANEIGKGNLESEFAPLSEKDVLGNALITMRDNLVKVAKEDKQRNWSNEGYAAFGEILRNHYDSTNEMLDTFLIKLVKYVQANQGWLYIVNDEDENDPYLELKSVYAFDRKKFQTKRIGKGEGLAGQAWIEGDLIYLTDVPDSYVTITSGLGDSNPKAILIVPIKVNDTINGIMEFASFNEFQSYQVEFIQKLSETLASSLSTMKINERTKILLEESQKQRNQMHEQEEELRQNLEELQATQEEMKRKQENTDLFIQQLKAHELELMKENEILKSKV
- a CDS encoding GAF domain-containing protein, encoding MKMILSKVHALANLLFIGLVVYSIILFSRFSGVNNNILSIFYITLAAGIISTILNYVLLNTKSFKEIVYVDRLKNEFIVDKEEEIARQDQSNIVSEVKKEIDTITNSKIDGKDKMDKALSFICNKINAGQSVLFFKDQEENKLKRYSSYALPLDSSNDLEFSVGEGLVGLVAKEGKTLVIDDLKESYMIPFSGLGTTKSVDVMILPLLMNEEIIGVWEISLLKKATENDKNLIQNLTMLLGDFLALETQYN
- a CDS encoding CheR family methyltransferase, with product MQTAPEIGINELRKLIQTITERFDYDFSNYSSASFKRRIQRFIEIKRLGSVENLVNKIISGEIKKNDLFTEVSVNVTELFRDPSFWKYLRKVLQEQNLSQNLKIWQVGCSSGEEVFSLMILLNDLNLLNKAEVISTDFNTGIIDKAQSGLIPGKSMELNTSNFIKTGFKGELANYFMPEGDNFKLNKDLLSKIKFKEINLVKDMYNGSVDMILCRNILIYHNPQLQNDILKKFHQSLNMSGLLILGSRETVEWSEVASKYTMLGPEERIFRKNKV
- a CDS encoding chemotaxis protein CheB, encoding MKDVDLNRKYKAIVIGGSAGSFQVLCKILNKLPEDFSLPIFICCHRLKHIRNGLIEALSIKSIKEVKEPDHNEPIKKGKIYLAPANYHMNIELGNYISLSTEEMVNNSRPAIDITFETCAYVYKEKLIGILLTGANKDGALGMKKVKDYGGMTIIQDPEESVIDTMPKAAMSVTKIDHVMKVEEIIKFLIELNKVTQL